The Streptomyces sp. NBC_01275 genome has a segment encoding these proteins:
- a CDS encoding 4-coumarate--CoA ligase family protein — MFRSEYADVPPVDLPIHEAVLGRAADHGDTPALIDGTDGTTLTYEQLDRFHRRVAAALAEAGVRKGDVLALHSPNTVAFPIAFYAATRAGATVTTVHPLATAEEFAKQLGDSAARWIVTVSPLLQTARRAAELAGGVEEIFVCDSAAGHRSLIDMLASAAPEPRVDIDPAADVAALPYSSGTTGAPKGVMLTHRQIATNLAQLEPAVTAGPGDRILAVLPFFHIYGLTALMNAPLRLGATVVVLPRFDLETFLAAIQQHRITGLYVAPPIVLALAKHPAVAQYDLSSLRYVISAAAPLDADLAAACSRRLNLPPVGQAYGMTELSPGTHVVPLAAMREAPPGTVGRLIAGTEMRIVSLDGPDDGPGKDLGVGATGEILIRGPQVMKGYLGRPEATADMIDGDGWLHTGDVGRVDEGGWLFVVDRVKELIKYKGFQVAPAELEALLLTHPGIADAAVIGEYNDDGNEIPHAHVVRQSTAPDLSEGEIAMYVAERVAPYKRIRRVTFIDAVPRAASGKILRRELRERP, encoded by the coding sequence ATGTTCCGCAGCGAGTACGCAGACGTCCCGCCCGTGGACCTGCCCATCCACGAGGCGGTGCTGGGCCGGGCCGCCGACCACGGTGACACGCCCGCGCTGATCGACGGCACGGACGGCACCACGCTCACGTACGAACAACTCGACCGCTTCCACCGGCGCGTCGCCGCCGCCCTCGCCGAGGCCGGGGTCCGCAAGGGCGACGTCCTCGCCCTGCACAGCCCCAACACCGTCGCCTTCCCGATCGCCTTCTACGCGGCCACGCGCGCGGGAGCCACCGTCACGACCGTGCACCCCCTCGCCACGGCCGAGGAGTTCGCCAAACAGCTCGGCGACTCGGCGGCCCGCTGGATCGTCACCGTCTCACCGCTGCTCCAGACGGCCCGCCGGGCCGCGGAACTCGCGGGCGGAGTCGAGGAGATCTTCGTCTGCGACAGCGCGGCCGGGCACCGCTCGCTGATCGACATGCTCGCCTCGGCGGCCCCGGAACCACGGGTGGACATCGACCCGGCAGCGGACGTGGCGGCCCTGCCGTACTCCTCCGGCACCACCGGCGCTCCCAAGGGCGTGATGCTCACCCACCGCCAGATCGCCACCAACCTCGCCCAGCTCGAACCGGCGGTCACCGCGGGCCCCGGCGACCGCATCCTCGCCGTCCTGCCCTTCTTCCACATCTACGGCCTGACCGCCCTGATGAACGCGCCCCTGCGGCTGGGGGCCACCGTCGTCGTGCTGCCCCGCTTCGACCTGGAGACGTTCCTCGCCGCCATCCAGCAGCACCGCATCACCGGCCTGTACGTGGCCCCGCCGATAGTCCTGGCCCTCGCCAAGCATCCGGCGGTCGCCCAGTACGACCTGTCGTCCCTGCGGTACGTCATCAGTGCGGCCGCACCCCTGGACGCCGACCTCGCCGCCGCCTGCTCCCGACGCCTGAACCTGCCGCCCGTCGGCCAGGCCTACGGCATGACGGAACTGTCGCCCGGCACCCACGTCGTCCCCCTGGCCGCCATGCGCGAGGCCCCGCCCGGCACGGTCGGCAGGCTCATCGCCGGCACCGAGATGCGGATCGTCTCCCTCGACGGCCCCGACGACGGCCCCGGCAAGGACCTCGGCGTCGGCGCGACCGGCGAGATCCTCATCCGGGGACCGCAGGTCATGAAGGGCTACCTGGGCCGCCCCGAGGCCACCGCCGACATGATCGACGGCGACGGCTGGCTGCACACCGGCGACGTCGGACGCGTCGACGAGGGCGGCTGGCTGTTCGTCGTCGACCGCGTCAAGGAACTCATCAAGTACAAGGGCTTCCAGGTGGCCCCCGCCGAACTGGAGGCCCTCCTGCTCACCCACCCCGGCATCGCCGACGCGGCCGTCATCGGCGAGTACAACGACGACGGCAACGAGATCCCGCACGCGCACGTGGTCCGCCAGTCCACCGCCCCCGATCTCTCCGAAGGTGAGATCGCGATGTACGTCGCCGAGCGCGTCGCCCCCTACAAGCGGATCCGCCGGGTCACCTTCATCGACGCCGTACCCCGCGCCGCCTCCGGCAAGATCCTGCGCCGCGAGCTGAGGGAGCGCCCATGA
- a CDS encoding acyl-CoA dehydrogenase family protein — translation MTTLIESEEHTALRAAVSSFAKHHTRTPDAPTKTLWQEAAKLGYIGVNLPEAYGGGGGGITELSLVLEELGAAGNPLLMMIVSPAICGTVIARFGTEAQKQEWLPALADGTRLMAFGITEPDAGSNSHRITTTARKDGADWLLTGRKVFVSGVDIADATLIVGRTETGSGKEGRPGSLKPCLFIVPRDAPGFSRRQIDMELHGAEKQFELVLDDVRLPAEALVGDEDAGLLQLFAGLNPERIMTAAFAIGMGRYALSRAIEYARDRTVWKTPIGAHQAIAHPLAQAHIDLELARLMMQKAAHLYDAGDDVGAGEAANMAKYAAGEACVKAVDQAVHTLGGNGLTREFGLASLITASRVARIAPVSREMILNYVSHQTLGLPKSY, via the coding sequence TTGACCACCCTCATCGAATCCGAAGAGCACACGGCACTCCGTGCAGCGGTCTCGTCCTTCGCCAAGCACCACACCCGGACCCCGGACGCCCCCACCAAGACCCTCTGGCAGGAAGCAGCCAAGCTCGGCTACATCGGCGTCAACCTGCCGGAGGCATACGGCGGAGGAGGCGGCGGCATCACCGAACTCTCCCTCGTCCTCGAAGAGCTCGGCGCAGCCGGAAACCCCCTCCTGATGATGATCGTCAGCCCGGCGATCTGCGGCACGGTGATCGCCCGCTTCGGCACGGAAGCCCAGAAGCAGGAGTGGCTCCCCGCCCTGGCGGACGGCACCCGCCTCATGGCCTTCGGCATCACCGAACCCGACGCCGGCTCCAACAGCCACCGCATCACCACGACGGCACGAAAAGACGGCGCGGACTGGCTGCTCACCGGCCGCAAGGTCTTCGTCTCCGGCGTGGACATCGCGGACGCGACCCTCATCGTCGGCCGCACCGAGACCGGGTCCGGCAAGGAGGGCCGCCCCGGCAGCCTCAAGCCCTGCCTCTTCATCGTCCCGCGCGACGCGCCCGGCTTCTCCCGCCGACAGATCGACATGGAACTGCACGGCGCGGAGAAGCAGTTCGAGCTGGTCCTGGACGACGTACGGCTGCCCGCCGAAGCGCTCGTCGGCGACGAGGACGCAGGACTCCTCCAGCTGTTCGCCGGCCTGAACCCCGAGCGGATCATGACGGCCGCCTTCGCGATCGGCATGGGCCGCTACGCGCTCTCCCGCGCGATCGAGTACGCCCGCGACCGCACCGTCTGGAAGACCCCCATCGGGGCCCACCAGGCCATCGCCCACCCCCTCGCCCAGGCGCACATCGACCTCGAACTGGCCCGCCTGATGATGCAGAAGGCGGCCCATCTGTACGACGCGGGGGACGACGTGGGCGCGGGCGAGGCCGCCAACATGGCCAAGTACGCGGCGGGGGAGGCCTGTGTGAAGGCGGTCGACCAGGCGGTGCACACCCTCGGCGGCAACGGCCTCACGCGCGAGTTCGGGCTGGCCTCGCTGATAACGGCGTCCCGGGTGGCTCGTATCGCCCCGGTCAGCCGGGAGATGATTCTCAACTACGTCTCCCACCAGACCCTGGGCCTGCCCAAGTCGTACTAG
- a CDS encoding biotin carboxylase N-terminal domain-containing protein: MITSVLVANRGEIACRVFRTCGELGIRTVAVHSDADENALHARVADTAVRLPGSAPSDTYLRADLIVKAAVAAGVDAVHPGYGFLSENADFARAVLDAGLVWIGPPPEAIEAMASKTRAKQLMGLAPLDLDEVAESDLPVLVKAAAGGGGRGMRIVRRLAELSAALESARAEAASAFGDGEVFVEPYVENGRHVEVQILADAHGTVWALGTRDCSLQRRHQKVIEEAPAPGLPPELTDALHQMAVRAARAVAYVGVGTVEFLVAGGQAHFLEMNTRLQVEHPVTEAVFGLDLVAEQIRVAEGAALETDPPRARGHAVEARLYAEDPATDWTPQTGPLHRLTVPAGVRLDTGYDDGDEIGVHYDPMLAKVVAHAPTRAEAIRRLAGALERATIHGPTTNRDLLIRSLRHEEFTSAAMDTGFYDRHLPELTVPAADPHAPLAAALAQAHAGSRFGGWRNLPSQPQLKRYATGGEEIEVTYAYGRSGLTAEGVQVVHADPALVVLEIDGVRRRFEVARYGDRVHVNTTTLTALPRFPAPAPQHAPGSLLAPMPGTVVKVAEGLITGSSVQAGEPIIWLEAMKMQHRISAPVTGTVTALPVTEGQQVEMGTLLAVVQETS, from the coding sequence ATGATTACGTCTGTTCTGGTGGCGAACCGCGGCGAGATCGCCTGCCGTGTCTTCCGCACGTGTGGTGAGTTGGGAATCCGGACGGTCGCCGTGCACTCGGACGCCGACGAGAACGCCCTCCACGCGCGCGTGGCCGACACGGCGGTACGGCTGCCGGGGTCGGCCCCCTCGGACACCTACCTGCGCGCCGACCTGATCGTGAAGGCCGCCGTCGCGGCCGGCGTGGACGCCGTGCACCCCGGCTACGGCTTCCTCTCCGAGAACGCCGACTTCGCCCGCGCCGTCCTGGACGCGGGGCTCGTCTGGATCGGCCCGCCGCCCGAGGCGATCGAGGCGATGGCGTCCAAGACGCGCGCGAAGCAGCTGATGGGTCTCGCGCCCCTGGACCTGGACGAGGTCGCCGAGAGCGATCTGCCGGTGCTGGTGAAGGCGGCCGCGGGCGGCGGCGGGCGCGGGATGCGTATCGTGCGCCGCCTGGCGGAGCTGAGCGCCGCCCTGGAGAGCGCACGCGCCGAGGCCGCGAGCGCCTTCGGCGACGGCGAGGTGTTCGTCGAGCCGTACGTCGAGAACGGCCGCCATGTGGAAGTGCAGATCCTCGCCGACGCCCACGGCACGGTCTGGGCCCTCGGCACCCGCGACTGCTCCCTCCAGCGACGCCACCAGAAGGTGATCGAGGAGGCCCCCGCCCCCGGCCTGCCGCCCGAACTGACCGACGCCCTCCACCAGATGGCCGTACGGGCCGCCCGCGCTGTCGCGTACGTCGGCGTCGGAACCGTTGAGTTCCTGGTCGCCGGCGGCCAGGCCCACTTCCTGGAGATGAACACCCGCCTCCAGGTCGAACACCCCGTCACGGAGGCCGTCTTCGGCCTCGACCTGGTGGCGGAGCAGATCCGCGTCGCGGAAGGGGCCGCGCTGGAAACCGACCCCCCACGCGCGCGTGGCCACGCCGTGGAGGCCCGCCTCTACGCAGAGGACCCCGCGACCGACTGGACCCCGCAGACCGGCCCCCTCCACCGCCTGACCGTCCCGGCCGGCGTCCGCCTGGACACCGGCTACGACGACGGCGACGAGATCGGCGTCCACTACGACCCCATGCTCGCCAAGGTCGTCGCCCACGCCCCCACGCGCGCGGAGGCGATCCGCAGACTGGCGGGCGCGCTGGAACGGGCGACGATCCACGGCCCGACCACCAACCGCGACCTCCTCATCCGCTCCCTGCGGCACGAGGAGTTCACGTCGGCCGCCATGGACACGGGCTTCTACGACCGCCACCTGCCCGAGCTGACCGTCCCGGCCGCCGACCCGCACGCCCCCCTGGCCGCCGCGCTGGCGCAGGCGCACGCCGGCTCCCGCTTCGGCGGCTGGCGCAACCTGCCGTCCCAGCCCCAGCTGAAGCGGTACGCGACGGGCGGCGAGGAGATCGAGGTCACGTACGCCTACGGGCGGTCCGGCCTGACGGCCGAGGGCGTTCAGGTCGTCCACGCCGACCCCGCCCTGGTGGTCCTGGAGATCGACGGCGTACGCCGCCGCTTCGAGGTCGCCCGCTACGGCGACCGCGTCCACGTCAACACCACCACCCTCACCGCCCTCCCCCGCTTCCCCGCCCCGGCCCCCCAGCACGCCCCCGGCTCCCTCCTGGCCCCGATGCCCGGCACGGTCGTCAAGGTCGCGGAGGGACTCATCACCGGATCGAGTGTCCAGGCGGGCGAACCGATCATCTGGCTCGAAGCGATGAAGATGCAGCACCGCATCTCCGCGCCCGTGACGGGGACGGTGACGGCCTTGCCGGTGACGGAAGGACAGCAAGTGGAGATGGGCACGCTCCTGGCCGTCGTGCAGGAGACCAGCTAG